DNA from Polycladomyces zharkentensis:
CGCGGCTCATTGGGTCCACCGATGCCGTTCAAGAGCACATCGGCCATCCAGGCGATCTCCTTTTCTTCCAATTCCCGTGCCAACACATCGGGAAAGATGTTGCGCGCCAGGATGTAGCCGACTCCGATGGACAGCAGACTGCGGATCACCACATGGGTGGGCAAATCGTTACGTACCCGCCCTTCCGCTTTCCACTTCTCCACTTTTTCCGACATCACCTGGTAGAATGTCCGGGCGACATGCTCCTGCAACGCCTCGCGCAATTCGGGGTGAAACAGGCTTTCCACGACGATGATCTTCACTTTTTTCCAATTGCGTTCCACCAGATGAACACGGTCTTTGTACACTTCCTGCAACAATTGATACAGTGGTGCATCTTTCTCCAGGATTTTCAGCACCGAGCGCAGGATGTACGGTGTCGCCAGCTTGGAGATGACGGGAATCACCAACCGGAGCAACAGCCCTTTTTTCGAACGGTAATGTTTGAAGATGGTCGCCTCGGCGACATTAGCCCGCTTGGCAATCTCCTGTGTGGAGGCGCCGCTGAACCCCTTTTCGGAAAACGTGTGAATCGCCGCTTCCAAGATCCGCTTCTGTTTTTCCGTCTCTTTGTCCTGTTTTCCCAAGTTCAACTCGTATTCCACAGCGATCTGCTCTATCCACTCATCCCACGTCTTGTCCGTCATGATCCTCCCCTTCTTCCATCGCGTAAACGAACATTTCCTCCAGAGTGGCCTTCCGGTTTCCCACACGGGGGGCAAAGCGCCTGCGCAATTCGGCCAGCGAACCTTCCGCCACGATGCGTCCGCGGTTCATCCACGCCATCCGGTCGC
Protein-coding regions in this window:
- a CDS encoding TetR/AcrR family transcriptional regulator, which produces MTDKTWDEWIEQIAVEYELNLGKQDKETEKQKRILEAAIHTFSEKGFSGASTQEIAKRANVAEATIFKHYRSKKGLLLRLVIPVISKLATPYILRSVLKILEKDAPLYQLLQEVYKDRVHLVERNWKKVKIIVVESLFHPELREALQEHVARTFYQVMSEKVEKWKAEGRVRNDLPTHVVIRSLLSIGVGYILARNIFPDVLARELEEKEIAWMADVLLNGIGGPNEPRRGE